In Candidatus Paceibacterota bacterium, a genomic segment contains:
- the gap gene encoding type I glyceraldehyde-3-phosphate dehydrogenase, which translates to MATRVAINGVGRIGRAFIKAAWAREELDVVALNDLGDIHTLAYLLKYDSVYGRAPFSVEVSEDQKQLIIDGKPVNFYSEKDPTQLPWAEDRENIDVVVEATGVFRKFEDAKKHQGAGARRVVISAPAKSDPTDDTQGTVLMGVNDGSLATCRISSNGSCTTNAGAPIVQVLHEAIGIEKAMLNTTHSYTATQALVDSPDNKDPRRGRAAAENMIPTTTGAAIATTKVIPDLVDKFDGIAVRVPTPAGSIADITFVASRDTSAEEVNDILRSAARDERWSKTFTVTEEPLVSSDIVGMNFGAIADLAMTRVTGGNLVKVMSWYDNEAGYTHTLVEHVIATGRHI; encoded by the coding sequence ATGGCAACTCGAGTAGCAATTAACGGTGTGGGGCGGATCGGACGGGCGTTCATCAAAGCGGCGTGGGCGCGCGAGGAATTAGATGTTGTTGCGTTAAATGATCTGGGCGATATTCACACGCTCGCGTATCTCTTGAAGTATGACAGTGTATACGGTCGCGCTCCTTTTTCAGTGGAGGTGAGCGAGGACCAAAAGCAACTTATTATTGATGGAAAACCGGTTAATTTTTACTCTGAAAAAGACCCCACACAGTTGCCATGGGCGGAGGACAGAGAGAATATTGATGTGGTGGTTGAAGCGACCGGTGTCTTTCGAAAGTTTGAGGATGCTAAAAAACATCAGGGGGCGGGAGCTCGACGAGTGGTTATTTCGGCGCCAGCAAAGAGTGACCCGACCGATGATACTCAAGGCACGGTCCTCATGGGAGTAAACGACGGTTCACTGGCAACGTGCCGGATCAGTTCAAACGGCTCGTGTACAACCAATGCCGGAGCGCCGATTGTTCAGGTGCTTCACGAGGCGATCGGGATAGAGAAAGCGATGCTGAACACAACCCATAGTTACACCGCCACCCAGGCACTGGTGGACTCACCGGACAACAAAGATCCGCGCCGCGGTCGGGCTGCTGCTGAGAATATGATACCGACCACAACCGGTGCGGCGATAGCGACCACTAAAGTGATCCCTGATCTTGTTGATAAATTTGACGGCATCGCGGTGCGAGTGCCAACACCGGCCGGCTCGATCGCTGACATTACATTTGTGGCGAGTCGCGACACGAGTGCTGAGGAGGTGAACGATATTTTGCGCAGTGCCGCTCGAGACGAAAGGTGGAGCAAGACGTTTACGGTCACTGAGGAGCCGCTTGTTTCAAGTGATATTGTCGGAATGAATTTTGGCGCGATAGCGGATCTTGCTATGACCCGTGTTACCGGCGGAAATCTGGTTAAAGTGATGAGTTGGTACGATAACGAAGCGGGGTACACGCACACGTTGGTTGAGCATGTAATTGCAACCGGGAGACATATTTAA
- a CDS encoding RpiB/LacA/LacB family sugar-phosphate isomerase, with the protein MKIYFGTDHAGFELKEQLVPFVRDELGHEVEDLGAHEYNEEDDYPDLIAPVARKVSESALRQAQGEHDLGIVLGGSGQGEAIVANRFPHVRAVVINDAVGSRKEAGEPNEVALSREHNQANVLSLGARFLNNDEAKKVVKDWLETPAESEPRHLRRLQKIEEVTKHLHSN; encoded by the coding sequence ATGAAAATCTACTTCGGAACAGATCATGCCGGGTTTGAGCTCAAGGAGCAACTTGTGCCTTTTGTGCGTGACGAGCTTGGACATGAGGTCGAGGATCTGGGTGCACACGAGTATAACGAAGAAGATGACTATCCTGATCTTATCGCGCCGGTGGCGCGGAAGGTGTCTGAGAGCGCCCTTCGACAGGCTCAGGGCGAGCACGATCTGGGGATCGTGCTCGGCGGGTCAGGCCAAGGCGAGGCGATCGTGGCAAATCGATTCCCGCATGTACGAGCAGTAGTGATAAACGATGCTGTTGGGTCAAGAAAGGAAGCCGGTGAGCCCAACGAAGTTGCTCTTTCCCGGGAGCATAATCAGGCGAACGTGCTTTCTCTGGGTGCTCGGTTTTTAAATAACGATGAGGCAAAAAAAGTGGTTAAAGATTGGCTTGAAACACCGGCGGAAAGCGAGCCACGGCATCTGAGGAGATTGCAAAAGATCGAGGAAGTAACAAAACACCTTCACAGTAATTAG
- a CDS encoding transketolase, which produces MHLTEEKITGLELQANEIRKDLIEMLLASGSGHSAGPLGMADIFTALYFQVLKHDPSDPEWSDRDRLILSNGHIAPIRYVTMHHAGYDITKEELGTLRKIGSKLEGHPSYKRMHALETSSGPLGEGVSQAAGMAHAAQMDGREYDFHVWCLTSDGEHEEGMTWEAIMYAAKYRLNNLTVIIDRNNIQIDGVTEDIMPLESLKEKYESFNWTVLEMNGHDMHEIVSTLEEAKAIQQSPVCIIANTVPGKGVDFMEQDYKWHGNPPDKEQAKEALKQLRSLGDKIEAADSD; this is translated from the coding sequence ATGCACCTTACTGAAGAAAAAATAACCGGTCTTGAATTGCAGGCAAACGAGATCCGTAAAGACCTCATTGAGATGCTTCTGGCTTCCGGTTCCGGGCACTCCGCCGGGCCGCTTGGCATGGCTGATATTTTTACAGCGCTGTACTTCCAGGTTCTCAAACACGACCCGAGTGACCCGGAATGGTCTGACCGTGATAGATTGATCCTTTCAAACGGTCACATTGCGCCTATTCGATATGTCACGATGCACCATGCCGGCTACGACATAACAAAAGAAGAGCTCGGCACACTCCGAAAGATCGGTTCAAAACTCGAAGGACACCCTTCATATAAAAGAATGCATGCGCTTGAGACTTCGAGTGGTCCGCTTGGAGAAGGTGTTTCACAAGCAGCCGGAATGGCTCACGCAGCGCAGATGGATGGTCGGGAGTACGATTTTCATGTGTGGTGTCTCACTTCCGACGGCGAGCACGAAGAAGGAATGACTTGGGAGGCGATCATGTACGCTGCGAAATATCGTTTGAATAATCTTACGGTCATTATAGATCGAAACAATATTCAGATAGACGGCGTGACCGAGGATATCATGCCGCTTGAGTCGCTTAAGGAAAAATACGAATCGTTCAACTGGACGGTGCTTGAGATGAACGGGCACGATATGCACGAGATCGTCTCAACACTTGAAGAGGCGAAGGCGATCCAGCAGTCACCGGTGTGTATTATTGCAAATACCGTTCCAGGAAAAGGAGTGGACTTTATGGAGCAGGACTATAAATGGCACGGCAATCCACCGGACAAAGAGCAGGCTAAGGAGGCCCTGAAGCAGTTGCGCTCACTTGGAGACAAGATCGAGGCGGCGGATAGTGATTAA
- a CDS encoding transketolase C-terminal domain-containing protein, with protein sequence MDYKLVDNLYSTDIETAKMRDGAGKGVAELGAEKDDVVVLGADTMGSSRAKYFAEKFPERTVQVGVAEQNLIGVTAGFAYYGKVPYAFTYAPFLIGRPWEPIRTTLCYPNNHAVLVASHAGLATGPDGPTHQMTEDIALTRCLPNMTVLCPADYEQARKAVKAAYDLEGPVYVRTAREGTEAFTTEDTPFEVGKAQVLREGTDLTVIGNGYLVYRLLQAAEQLTSELSIEVINLHTIKPFDNDTVIRSARKTGKVFTAEDHNVVGGMGSAVAEVLAHHAPVPIQRHGVLDIFAESGSSKDLWKKYQLDTEGVVHSIRNFIEHVSRL encoded by the coding sequence ATGGATTACAAACTTGTAGACAATTTATATAGTACTGACATAGAAACCGCCAAAATGCGCGACGGGGCCGGGAAGGGCGTGGCTGAGCTTGGTGCAGAGAAAGACGATGTGGTCGTACTTGGCGCCGATACGATGGGCTCGAGTCGGGCAAAGTACTTTGCCGAGAAGTTTCCGGAGCGCACGGTGCAGGTCGGCGTTGCTGAACAGAACTTGATCGGGGTGACCGCCGGCTTCGCGTACTACGGCAAGGTGCCGTACGCTTTTACCTATGCGCCGTTTTTGATCGGCCGGCCGTGGGAGCCGATCCGCACGACACTGTGTTATCCGAATAATCATGCTGTGCTCGTTGCTTCCCACGCTGGTCTCGCCACCGGTCCGGACGGTCCGACTCATCAGATGACCGAGGACATTGCCTTGACTCGGTGTTTGCCGAACATGACCGTGCTGTGCCCGGCGGACTACGAGCAGGCTCGCAAGGCGGTCAAGGCGGCGTATGATCTCGAAGGTCCGGTGTACGTACGAACTGCCCGTGAGGGAACTGAAGCGTTCACTACTGAAGATACACCGTTTGAGGTTGGCAAAGCCCAGGTTTTGCGTGAGGGAACCGATCTCACTGTTATTGGGAACGGTTATTTGGTGTATCGCTTGCTTCAGGCGGCTGAACAGCTTACAAGCGAGCTTTCTATAGAGGTTATTAATCTCCACACGATCAAGCCATTCGACAATGACACGGTCATCCGCTCGGCCCGGAAGACCGGCAAAGTATTCACAGCAGAGGATCACAATGTAGTTGGTGGTATGGGTTCAGCTGTCGCTGAAGTACTTGCTCATCACGCACCGGTTCCGATCCAGCGTCACGGAGTCCTTGATATATTCGCTGAGTCAGGTTCAAGCAAAGATCTCTGGAAAAAGTACCAGCTTGATACAGAAGGAGTTGTGCACTCGATCCGTAATTTTATTGAGCACGTGTCGCGTCTGTAA
- a CDS encoding carbohydrate kinase family protein produces MSEAPHTLDFLALGDIVTDNFIKLTNESIAERFSKEHKKLCFNFGDKVPYESTTDLRAVGNSPNAAVSATRLGLNSGLVTDVGDDTNGHECVATLKRNGVDDSFVTVHEGEETNYHFVLWYEAERTILVKHQEYDYKLPDIGSPKWLYLSSLAENSYPYHEKIADYLDEHPEIHLSFQPGTFQMILGKDKLKRLYERSQLFFCNREEAKRILEIPESEKHEMIVLLQKMHELGPDIAVITDGPEGSYAYDGKNAWWQPMYPDPKPPVDRTGAGDAFSSTFTAALGLGNDIPTALQWGPINSMSVVQYVGAQRGLLSREQLLEHLANAPEDYKPKKIA; encoded by the coding sequence ATGAGTGAAGCTCCTCACACACTTGATTTTCTAGCCCTTGGCGACATTGTTACTGACAATTTCATCAAGCTCACCAACGAAAGCATCGCTGAGCGCTTTAGCAAAGAACATAAAAAGCTCTGTTTTAACTTTGGCGACAAAGTTCCGTACGAATCAACGACTGACCTGCGAGCAGTCGGCAACAGCCCGAACGCCGCGGTATCTGCAACACGTCTCGGTTTGAACTCAGGCCTCGTTACAGACGTCGGCGATGACACGAACGGTCATGAATGTGTCGCCACCCTTAAACGTAACGGTGTTGATGACTCATTCGTCACTGTTCACGAAGGCGAAGAGACTAATTACCACTTCGTCCTCTGGTACGAAGCTGAGCGAACGATTCTGGTAAAGCACCAGGAGTACGATTACAAACTTCCCGACATCGGCTCACCTAAATGGCTGTATCTTTCATCTCTGGCAGAAAATTCCTATCCGTACCATGAGAAGATCGCTGATTATCTTGATGAACATCCTGAGATCCATCTCTCGTTCCAGCCGGGAACCTTTCAGATGATACTCGGTAAAGACAAGCTTAAGCGACTCTACGAGCGCTCCCAACTCTTCTTCTGTAACCGCGAAGAAGCAAAGCGAATCCTTGAAATACCGGAAAGCGAAAAACACGAAATGATCGTCCTACTTCAAAAAATGCATGAACTAGGTCCTGATATTGCGGTTATCACCGACGGCCCGGAGGGCTCATACGCCTATGATGGAAAAAACGCCTGGTGGCAACCAATGTATCCTGACCCAAAACCGCCGGTCGACCGAACCGGTGCCGGTGACGCATTCTCTTCAACGTTCACTGCCGCGCTTGGTCTTGGCAACGATATTCCGACCGCCCTCCAGTGGGGTCCGATCAACTCGATGTCGGTTGTCCAGTACGTCGGCGCGCAACGAGGCCTCCTGTCTCGCGAACAGCTCCTGGAACACCTGGCAAATGCACCTGAAGACTACAAACCCAAAAAGATCGCGTAG
- a CDS encoding 50S ribosomal protein L25, which yields MITLKTQLRDTAKNPDSFRAQGLVPAVYYGKKEKATPIMIEKSEFIRAWREAGESTVVSLEDPDKGDSIDTLIYDVQLDPVTDAPIHADFYVFERGKPIEVSVSLEFVGEAPAVKELGGMMVKVLHELEISALPKNLPSHIDVDVSLLNDFESQIAAQDIALPEGVELVTDPEEVVVLVNEPREEEPEEPAESEMSLDDIEVEGKGKEEEADGAEEGEEKGEKSGDKE from the coding sequence ATGATAACGCTTAAAACACAACTCCGGGACACGGCGAAAAATCCTGATTCATTTCGGGCACAAGGTTTAGTGCCGGCTGTATATTACGGAAAGAAAGAGAAGGCAACTCCCATTATGATCGAGAAGTCAGAATTCATTCGTGCTTGGCGAGAAGCCGGAGAGTCAACAGTAGTTTCACTGGAAGATCCGGATAAAGGGGACAGTATCGATACGCTGATCTACGATGTTCAGCTTGATCCGGTAACTGACGCGCCTATCCACGCTGATTTTTATGTATTCGAACGCGGAAAGCCGATCGAGGTCAGTGTGTCACTCGAATTCGTTGGTGAGGCTCCTGCGGTCAAAGAGCTCGGCGGTATGATGGTGAAAGTACTTCACGAGCTAGAGATCAGTGCGCTACCCAAAAACCTGCCAAGTCATATTGATGTGGATGTTTCATTACTCAATGATTTTGAAAGCCAGATCGCCGCACAGGATATCGCGCTTCCGGAAGGAGTTGAGTTGGTAACTGACCCTGAAGAGGTTGTTGTACTGGTTAATGAGCCGCGAGAGGAAGAGCCAGAAGAGCCGGCTGAGAGTGAGATGTCACTTGATGATATTGAGGTTGAAGGCAAGGGCAAGGAGGAGGAAGCTGATGGCGCCGAAGAAGGCGAAGAGAAGGGTGAGAAATCCGGAGACAAGGAGTAG
- a CDS encoding lytic murein transglycosylase, producing MKTRPLLYLGAYHLALLGIVAGAVLVIGVAGQTWINEVNAQESIEERKVRLRNELDQVEKEIQQQQQALNKTRAESSSIERDISILEGEINQAQLEIRRMEITIEQLGKDITNRTLTIEELDEKISRSKESLGQLMRETDEMDSLSLIEVLLAHENLTDFFVQLDDFDSIRSALDVSLDDIRDLQQQNREERQQLSGERDEVSNARAAIEAQKNKILANQSELERLLSIKRGEEQTYESVIAERERRANEIRSALFALRDSAAIPFGRALTLANQAQQVTGVRPAFLLAIIQQESELGQNVGTCNRPGDSQTWRDIMPGPNDNSWRDDQTNFQKITSDLGISPDGVPLSCPWGNGWGGAMGPAQFIPTTWLEYAPRIRAATGATPDPWEPSHAFMASSLYLSDLGAGAGTYTAERTAALKYYAGSNWNNPKNAFYGDQVMNKVQDIQQNMIDPLQNN from the coding sequence ATGAAGACACGGCCTTTGTTGTATTTGGGAGCATATCATTTAGCACTGCTCGGCATAGTCGCTGGTGCAGTTTTGGTTATAGGTGTAGCCGGCCAAACCTGGATAAATGAAGTAAATGCTCAGGAAAGCATTGAGGAGCGCAAAGTGCGACTCCGTAATGAGCTGGATCAGGTTGAAAAGGAGATACAGCAGCAACAGCAAGCACTCAATAAAACACGCGCTGAATCGTCGTCGATCGAGCGCGACATCTCTATTCTAGAAGGAGAGATCAATCAAGCACAGCTTGAGATCCGCCGGATGGAGATCACGATCGAACAGCTTGGTAAGGATATAACGAATCGCACTCTTACGATCGAGGAACTTGATGAGAAGATCTCTCGGAGTAAAGAATCACTCGGGCAGCTCATGCGTGAGACGGATGAAATGGACAGCCTGTCGCTCATAGAAGTGCTTTTAGCGCACGAGAATTTGACTGATTTTTTTGTGCAGCTTGATGACTTTGATTCGATCCGATCAGCATTAGATGTGTCGCTGGATGATATACGAGACCTCCAGCAGCAAAACAGGGAAGAGCGTCAACAGCTTTCAGGAGAACGTGACGAGGTCAGTAACGCACGGGCGGCTATCGAGGCGCAGAAAAATAAGATCCTGGCGAACCAGTCAGAGTTAGAGCGATTGTTGTCCATTAAACGAGGAGAAGAGCAAACCTATGAATCGGTCATCGCGGAAAGAGAAAGGCGGGCAAATGAGATCCGCAGCGCACTGTTCGCGCTTCGAGACTCGGCGGCTATACCGTTTGGCCGAGCACTGACACTTGCAAACCAGGCTCAGCAGGTGACCGGCGTTCGACCCGCGTTCCTGCTTGCGATCATTCAGCAGGAATCCGAGCTTGGTCAGAATGTAGGAACCTGCAATCGACCGGGTGATTCTCAAACGTGGCGTGATATTATGCCCGGGCCAAATGACAACTCATGGCGAGATGACCAAACGAACTTTCAGAAAATAACGTCCGACCTAGGGATAAGTCCTGACGGCGTGCCACTTTCGTGTCCGTGGGGGAATGGTTGGGGTGGCGCGATGGGTCCGGCACAGTTCATACCGACCACGTGGCTTGAGTACGCGCCACGTATTAGGGCGGCAACCGGTGCTACTCCTGACCCGTGGGAGCCCTCACACGCCTTTATGGCCTCCTCCCTTTACCTTAGTGATCTTGGCGCAGGAGCAGGGACGTACACCGCAGAGCGAACAGCTGCGCTTAAATACTATGCCGGAAGCAATTGGAATAATCCGAAAAATGCTTTTTATGGAGATCAAGTAATGAATAAAGTGCAAGATATCCAGCAGAATATGATCGATCCGTTGCAAAATAACTAG
- a CDS encoding PCRF domain-containing protein, with protein sequence MDLAPYKDNHKTSYFASIYEKLEKEEKELIAMSEGDESMRDLAKEELTSIREQKEQVKKQMDEILEADKKEEDLPNELMLEVRAGAGGDEASLFARELAEMYQGYATLQGWKVNPIDISESALGGYKEASFQINGKGCFEALRFETGVHRVQRIPSTEKNGRTHTSTASVAVLPIRPKKTVEINPADLEIDFSRSGGAGGQNVNKVETAVRVVHKPTGITIRSTAERSQAANRERAMQALQAKLEAQQEEAEAESLSSERSGQIGTGDRSEKIRTYNIPQDRITDHRIKKSWSNVEGKLSGEYLSEIIDDVQQGFDQE encoded by the coding sequence ATGGATCTTGCACCCTATAAAGACAATCACAAAACAAGTTATTTCGCCTCTATTTATGAAAAGCTAGAGAAGGAAGAGAAAGAACTCATTGCAATGAGCGAAGGCGATGAATCCATGCGTGATCTTGCCAAAGAGGAACTCACCTCGATCCGTGAGCAAAAAGAACAGGTAAAGAAGCAGATGGATGAGATCCTCGAGGCAGACAAGAAGGAGGAAGATCTGCCGAACGAGTTAATGCTCGAGGTTCGTGCCGGTGCAGGTGGAGATGAAGCGTCTTTATTTGCGCGGGAATTGGCAGAAATGTATCAAGGATATGCGACACTACAGGGTTGGAAGGTGAACCCGATCGATATTTCTGAGAGCGCCCTTGGCGGATATAAAGAGGCGAGTTTTCAAATAAACGGCAAAGGGTGTTTCGAGGCACTTCGATTCGAGACCGGTGTGCATCGTGTTCAACGTATACCAAGCACGGAGAAGAATGGGCGTACACACACATCTACCGCGTCGGTCGCAGTGCTGCCGATCCGGCCGAAGAAGACCGTTGAGATAAATCCGGCGGATCTTGAAATTGATTTCTCTCGCTCCGGCGGCGCCGGGGGTCAGAATGTAAACAAAGTAGAGACCGCTGTGCGAGTAGTGCATAAGCCGACTGGCATTACTATCCGCTCGACCGCGGAGCGTAGCCAGGCTGCAAACCGCGAACGAGCCATGCAGGCACTTCAGGCGAAGCTCGAAGCCCAACAAGAAGAAGCTGAGGCCGAGTCTCTTTCCTCTGAGCGATCAGGTCAGATCGGTACCGGAGACCGTTCAGAGAAGATACGTACCTATAATATTCCGCAGGATCGCATTACTGACCATCGAATCAAAAAAAGTTGGTCGAATGTCGAAGGTAAATTAAGCGGAGAGTATCTTTCAGAGATCATCGATGATGTTCAGCAGGGGTTTGACCAAGAATAA
- the rpsB gene encoding 30S ribosomal protein S2: MTAKTDTSTDVIKELFSVGAHLGYRKARRHPSMKRYVYGVKDNQEIINLEHTKQSIEDAQAFLKDIAAKGGMIQFLGGKKESQEAVERVAKEVAMPYVLGRWIGGTFTNFAQIRRQVDKLIRLRDEREKGDLEKYTKREQLTFDREIVDLEKFYGGMTELTKLPSVLVVIDPTQEQIAVDEALHVGVPIVALANTDCNISEVDHAIPCNDHSKSTINLIIGLLGDAIKEGQAQAAENNPKANADEGEKAPAKRHKVAAA; encoded by the coding sequence ATGACAGCTAAAACAGACACATCAACTGACGTGATCAAGGAGCTCTTTTCGGTCGGAGCTCATTTAGGATATCGGAAGGCACGTCGTCACCCGAGCATGAAGCGGTATGTTTATGGTGTAAAAGATAATCAAGAGATAATCAACCTTGAGCATACAAAGCAATCCATTGAGGACGCACAGGCATTCCTTAAAGATATTGCTGCCAAAGGAGGAATGATCCAATTTCTTGGTGGAAAGAAAGAATCACAAGAAGCGGTAGAGCGTGTTGCCAAGGAGGTAGCCATGCCCTACGTACTTGGCCGTTGGATCGGTGGGACGTTTACGAACTTTGCCCAGATCCGTCGTCAGGTTGATAAGCTTATACGTTTGCGTGATGAGCGCGAGAAGGGCGATCTGGAAAAATATACAAAACGAGAGCAGTTGACGTTTGATCGTGAGATCGTTGATCTCGAAAAGTTTTACGGTGGAATGACCGAACTTACTAAATTACCGAGTGTTTTGGTCGTTATTGATCCAACCCAGGAACAAATAGCCGTCGACGAGGCGCTGCATGTAGGCGTGCCTATTGTTGCGCTTGCAAATACTGATTGCAATATCTCAGAAGTTGATCATGCTATTCCTTGCAACGACCATTCAAAATCAACTATTAACCTGATCATTGGTTTGCTCGGAGACGCCATAAAGGAAGGTCAGGCACAAGCTGCAGAGAATAACCCAAAGGCAAATGCAGATGAGGGCGAAAAGGCTCCGGCTAAGCGCCACAAAGTAGCAGCTGCCTAA
- the tsf gene encoding elongation factor Ts (EF-Ts; functions during elongation stage of protein translation; forms a dimer; associates with EF-Tu-GDP complex and promotes exchange of GDP to GTP resulting in regeneration of the active form of EF-Tu), protein MSDIKTEDVKALRIETGVSIMQCKKALEEAEGDAEKAKVILQRKSKEAAAKKSERELAAGVVQAYIHNTNTVGAIVELSCETDFVANNEEFKQLAYDIAMHITAENPQYIKKEEIPAEERTQVEEAIKPELEGTPTEKHEQIMQGKLDAHFKGSVLMEQPFVKNPDQTIGNLVEAAVQKFGENIDVTRFTRFSIK, encoded by the coding sequence ATGAGTGATATCAAGACAGAAGATGTAAAAGCACTTCGGATAGAAACCGGGGTATCTATCATGCAGTGTAAGAAGGCGCTTGAGGAGGCTGAAGGCGACGCAGAGAAGGCGAAAGTGATCCTTCAGAGAAAAAGTAAAGAAGCTGCGGCAAAGAAATCTGAGCGTGAACTTGCTGCGGGTGTGGTTCAGGCATACATTCACAACACGAACACGGTTGGCGCTATTGTTGAGTTGTCTTGCGAGACTGACTTTGTTGCAAACAACGAGGAATTCAAGCAGCTTGCATACGATATTGCAATGCACATAACAGCTGAGAACCCGCAGTACATTAAGAAAGAGGAGATACCTGCAGAGGAGCGAACGCAAGTAGAGGAAGCGATCAAACCTGAGCTGGAGGGGACCCCGACCGAGAAGCATGAGCAGATCATGCAGGGTAAATTAGATGCACACTTCAAGGGAAGTGTTTTGATGGAGCAGCCATTTGTTAAGAATCCTGATCAAACGATCGGTAATCTTGTCGAGGCGGCGGTTCAGAAGTTCGGAGAGAATATTGACGTTACTCGCTTCACGCGCTTTTCGATCAAGTAG
- a CDS encoding transposase, whose protein sequence is MAIREVPLATHEFYHVYQRGINKQPIFELNGDKARFLLPILASQSLKRISNPSLLSLRYIKTRSFGITQPIADDIATNRAVSLVAFCIMPNHFHMILQQLEDGGISQYMKRVLNSYAKYFNTKYDRSGHLFEKEFQAQHISSNTQLLHASAYIHRNPRELKGWAGKEHRYEWSSFPDYTSLNRWGPLLDQAVLLDQFKDSTNYVDFVNTSPAKTGFE, encoded by the coding sequence ATGGCTATTCGAGAAGTTCCTCTTGCGACACATGAGTTCTACCACGTATATCAACGCGGCATCAATAAACAACCCATATTTGAATTGAATGGAGACAAAGCCAGATTCTTACTGCCGATCCTGGCAAGCCAGTCGCTTAAACGTATTTCTAATCCTTCTCTCCTATCATTGCGATACATCAAAACAAGATCATTTGGCATTACCCAACCAATTGCAGATGACATAGCCACTAACAGAGCTGTGAGTCTCGTTGCCTTTTGTATTATGCCAAACCATTTTCACATGATTTTACAACAACTGGAAGACGGTGGCATTAGCCAGTATATGAAACGAGTTTTGAACAGTTATGCTAAATACTTTAATACGAAATATGATAGATCCGGCCACCTATTTGAAAAAGAATTCCAAGCCCAACACATTAGCTCAAACACACAACTTCTTCACGCCTCAGCATATATTCACCGAAACCCTAGAGAACTAAAAGGATGGGCGGGAAAGGAGCATCGATACGAATGGTCGAGTTTCCCTGACTATACATCTTTAAACCGATGGGGACCTTTGTTGGATCAAGCTGTACTACTTGATCAATTCAAAGATTCGACTAACTACGTCGACTTTGTAAACACGAGCCCTGCAAAAACCGGCTTTGAATAA
- the pheS gene encoding phenylalanine--tRNA ligase subunit alpha produces MRFTNAVHQTAFFCIIKPIMTEGHYHPITRMNRQINDIFFDLGFEVVDGPEVEDEWHNFDALNIPPHHPARDMWDTFWLKGENPRKLLRTHTSPIQIRHMEEHGAPVRIIAPGKTFRNEATDATHEAQFYQVEGLLIAQDITMAHLKTTLTTFFQKLFHADIHARLRPSYFPFVEPGVEMDISCFLCESKGCRVCKQTGWIEVLGAGMVHPNVLTNVGLDSAKWQGFAFGGGTDRFAMLKYGIDDVRKLYTGDLRVVNQF; encoded by the coding sequence ATGCGATTCACCAATGCGGTTCACCAAACCGCTTTTTTCTGTATAATAAAGCCTATTATGACCGAAGGACACTACCACCCCATTACGCGAATGAACCGACAGATCAACGATATTTTTTTTGATCTTGGGTTTGAAGTAGTCGACGGTCCCGAGGTAGAGGACGAGTGGCATAATTTTGACGCACTCAATATTCCACCACACCATCCGGCGCGAGATATGTGGGATACGTTTTGGTTGAAAGGAGAAAATCCGCGCAAGCTTCTTCGCACGCACACGTCACCGATCCAGATTCGGCACATGGAGGAGCATGGTGCACCGGTGCGTATTATTGCCCCGGGTAAGACATTTCGAAATGAAGCAACCGATGCGACCCATGAGGCGCAGTTTTACCAGGTTGAGGGTCTGCTTATTGCCCAAGACATAACAATGGCGCATCTGAAAACAACACTTACGACTTTCTTTCAAAAACTTTTTCATGCGGATATTCACGCACGACTGCGACCGAGTTATTTCCCGTTTGTTGAGCCCGGCGTGGAAATGGATATATCGTGTTTTCTCTGCGAGAGCAAGGGGTGCCGGGTTTGTAAGCAGACCGGCTGGATCGAGGTTTTGGGTGCAGGAATGGTGCATCCGAATGTGCTCACAAATGTGGGACTCGATTCGGCGAAATGGCAAGGCTTTGCGTTCGGTGGAGGAACCGATCGATTTGCAATGCTTAAGTACGGTATTGATGATGTGCGTAAGTTGTATACGGGAGATCTGAGGGTGGTAAATCAATTTTAG